The following are encoded together in the Lathyrus oleraceus cultivar Zhongwan6 chromosome 3, CAAS_Psat_ZW6_1.0, whole genome shotgun sequence genome:
- the LOC127130238 gene encoding uncharacterized protein LOC127130238, which yields MYPVQYALQPYVAAVMPAFNQQPAQAYQAPPAYRPAPVQQRAMTSPAYQQAPAAPVYQQPRAQAPRQNAQNQNKRQGERATFNPIPMSYTELYPSLLQKGLVVPRPMGPPPDRLPPWYKPNAHCPFHEGAPGHDLEGCYALKHRVRELIESKILSFKDMGPNVKSKPLPPHGDPAVNTIEDASTVVMVEKVDDVKTPLAAFRARLVEVGLINVDHDNCEEFAPYPKGCQVVRDNIQDLMDKGVLQISSAVKNEDVLVIEPCFNLPEPVEIPYYSGGVVPENSHPSPVEICMPAPFPYESTKAVPWKYEITVVDKVVEGSADAEVIKAVSEDVTNIAGMSRMTRSGRIYTPEFNVTPQGPNKESTVAAPTKEPEVVQSEDAVEFLKLIKRSDYKVVDQLHQTPSKISILSLLLNSQAHREALLKVLAQAHVTQSITVDQFDGVVANITTCNTLSFSEEELPEDGQNHNCALHISMKCKDDALARVLVDTGSSLNVMPKRTLAKLSYQGPTMKPSALGQLPPPYIRK from the exons ATGTATCCCGTCCAGTATGCTCTGCAACCATATGTGGCTGCTGTGATGCCTGCATTCAATCAACAGCCTGCTCAGGCTTATCAAGCGCCTCCAGCTTACCGACCAGCTCCAGTTCAGCAACGTGCTATGACTTCTCCAGCTTATCAACAAGCACCAGCAGCTCCTGTTTATCAACAACCGAGAGCTCAAGCGCCGAGGCAAAATGCTCAGAACCAGAATAAGAGGCAAGGGGAGAGGGCGACCTTCAATCCAATCCCAATGTCGTACActgagctttatccctccttgttgcAAAAGGGTTTGGTGGTTCCTAGACCTATGGGACCTCCACCTGACCGTCTTCCTCCATGGTACAAACCTAATGCACACTGTCCTTTTCATGAGGGTGCCCCCGGGCATGACCTAGAGGGTTGTTACGCTCTAAAGCACAGGGTTCGGGAATTGATTGAGAGCAAGATCTTGTCTTTTAAGGACATGGGACCGAATGTGAAAAGCAAACCTCTTCCTCCCCATGGAGATCCGGCGGTGAACACCATTGAAGATGCATCTACTGTTGTTATGGTTGAGAAGGTGGATGATGTAAAGACTCCTTTGGCAGCATTCCGTGCCCGATTGGTGGAAGTTGGCCTGATTAATGTTGATCATGACAATTGTGAAGAGTTTGCCCCATACCCAAAGGGATGTCAGGTGGTACGGGACAACATTCAAGATTTGATGGATAAAGGAGTGCTTCAAATATCCAGTGCTGTGAAGAATGAAGATGTGTTGGTAATTGAACCTTGTTTCAATTTACCTGAACCAGTTGAAATCCCATATTATAGTGGTGGAGTGGTTCCTGAGAATAGTCATCCGTCGCCTGTTGAAATATGTATGCCCGCGCCTTTTCCATATGAGAGCACCAAGGCCGTGCCTTGGAAATATGAGATTACTGTTGTGGATAAGGTTGTTGAAGGAAGTGCAGACGCTGAAGTGATAAAAGCTGTAAGTGAAGATGTCACCAATATTGCAGGAATGAGCagaatgacccgtagtggtcgaatCTATACGCCCGAATTCAATGTGACTCCTCAAGGGCCAAACAAGGAATCAACGGTTGCAGCTCCCACTAAAGAACCCGAAGTGGTCCAATCCGAAGATGCTGTTGAATTCTTGAagttaatcaagagaagtgacTACAAAGTGGTGGATCAGCTGCATCAAACACCATCTAAGATCTCTATTCTGTCTCTGCTACTGAACTCCCAAgcccatagggaggctttgttgaaggtGCTTGCTCAAGCTCATGTAACACAAAGCATAACAGTAGACCAATTTGATGGGGTAGTGGCAAACATCACAACTTGTAATACTTTGAGCTTCAGTGAAGAGGAATTACCTGAGGATGGACAAAATCACAATTGTGCCCTCCATATCTCGATGaaatgcaaagatgatgctttggcaAGAGTGTTAGTTGATACCGGATCTTCTCTGAATGTTATGCCAAAGAGAACACTCGccaagttatcttatcaaggaccaACTATGAAGCCCAGTGCcttg ggGCAGTTACCTCCACCTTATatcagaaaatga